In the genome of Monodelphis domestica isolate mMonDom1 chromosome 2, mMonDom1.pri, whole genome shotgun sequence, one region contains:
- the FZD2 gene encoding frizzled-2 yields the protein MRPPSALPRLLLPLLLLPAAGRAQFHGEKGISIPDHGFCQPISIPLCTDIAYNQTIMPNLLGHTNQEDAGLEVHQFYPLVKVQCSPELRFFLCSMYAPVCTVLEQAIPPCRSICERARQGCEALMNKFGFQWPERLRCEHFPRHGAEQICVGQNHSEDGGPALLTTAPPGLQPGGGGTPGGPGGGGGGGAAGGGSPRYATLEHPFHCPRVLKVPSYLNYKFLGERDCAAPCEPARTDGSMFFSQEETRFARLWILTWSVLCCASTFFTVTTYLVDMQRFRYPERPIIFLSGCYTMVSVAYIAGFVLQERVVCNERFSDDGYRTVVQGTKKEGCTILFMMLYFFSMASSIWWVILSLTWFLAAGMKWGHEAIEANSQYFHLAAWAVPAVKTITILAMGQIDGDLLSGVCFVGLNSLDPLRGFVLAPLFVYLFIGTSFLLAGFVSLFRIRTIMKHDGTKTEKLERLMVRIGVFSVLYTVPATIVIACYFYEQAFREHWERSWVSQHCKSLAIPCPLQYTPRMSPDFTVYMIKYLMTLIVGITSGFWIWSGKTLHSWRKFYTRLTNSRHGETTV from the coding sequence ATGCGGCCCCCCAGCGCCCTACCCCGACTGTTGCTGCCTCTGCTGCTGCTCCCCGCCGCTGGCCGGGCCCAGTTCCACGGGGAGAAGGGGATCTCCATCCCGGACCACGGCTTCTGCCAGCCCATCTCTATCCCGCTGTGCACAGACATCGCCTACAACCAAACCATCATGCCCAACCTGCTGGGCCACACGAACCAGGAGGACGCCGGGCTTGAGGTGCACCAATTCTACCCGTTGGTTAAAGTGCAGTGCTCCCCGGAGCTGCGCTTCTTCTTGTGCTCCATGTATGCGCCCGTGTGCACGGTCCTGGAGCAGGCCATCCCGCCGTGCCGCTCCATCTGTGAGCGCGCCCGCCAGGGCTGCGAGGCGCTCATGAATAAGTTTGGCTTCCAGTGGCCCGAGCGCCTCCGATGCGAACATTTTCCCCGCCACGGAGCGGAGCAGATCTGCGTGGGCCAGAACCACTCCGAAGACGGCGGGCCGGCTCTGCTCACCACCGCCCCCCCGGGGCTGCAGCCCGGAGGGGGGGGCACCCCGGGAGGCCCCGGCGGCGGTGGAGGCGGCGGCGCCGCTGGCGGAGGGTCCCCGCGTTATGCCACTCTGGAGCACCCCTTCCACTGCCCGCGGGTGCTCAAAGTGCCCTCCTACCTCAATTACAAGTTCTTGGGCGAGAGGGACTGCGCCGCCCCCTGTGAGCCAGCGCGCACCGACGGTTCCATGTTCTTTTCGCAGGAGGAGACGCGTTTTGCCCGCCTGTGGATCCTCACTTGGTCTGTGCTCTGCTGCGCCTCTACTTTCTTCACCGTTACTACCTACCTGGTAGACATGCAGCGCTTTCGGTACCCGGAGCGGCCCATCATCTTCCTCTCTGGCTGCTACACTATGGTGTCGGTGGCCTACATTGCGGGCTTCGTGCTGCAAGAGCGGGTGGTTTGCAACGAGCGCTTCTCTGACGACGGCTACCGCACAGTGGTGCAAGGCACCAAGAAGGAAGGCTGCACTATTCTCTTCATGATGCTCTATTTTTTCAGTATGGCCAGTTCTATCTGGTGGGTCATCCTCTCGCTCACCTGGTTCCTAGCGGCTGGCATGAAATGGGGCCACGAAGCCATCGAGGCGAACTCGCAGTACTTTCATCTGGCAGCCTGGGCTGTGCCAGCCGTAAAGACCATCACCATCCTGGCCATGGGTCAGATCGACGGTGACCTGCTGAGTGGGGTCTGTTTTGTGGGGCTCAACAGCCTGGACCCCCTGCGGGGCTTCGTGCTGGCGCCCCTTTTCGTTTACCTGTTCATCGGCACCTCCTTCCTGCTAGCTGGTTTTGTGTCCCTTTTCCGGATCCGCACCATCATGAAACACGATGGTACCAAGACGGAGAAGCTGGAGAGGCTCATGGTGCGCATCGGTGTCTTCTCTGTGCTCTACACCGTGCCCGCCACCATAGTCATTGCCTGCTATTTCTACGAGCAGGCGTTTCGGGAGCATTGGGAACGCTCTTGGGTCAGCCAACACTGCAAGAGTCTAGCCATCCCGTGCCCACTGCAGTACACTCCGCGCATGTCCCCCGACTTCACCGTGTACATGATCAAATACCTCATGACCCTCATCGTGGGCATCACGTCGGGGTTCTGGATCTGGTCTGGCAAGACTCTCCATTCATGGAGGAAGTTTTACACCCGGCTCACTAACAGCAGACACGGGGAAACTACAGTCTGA